The following coding sequences are from one Shewanella eurypsychrophilus window:
- a CDS encoding DNA-3-methyladenine glycosylase I — MDKKRCGWVGDDQIYRDYHDHVWGRPVYDSQELFAKLCLDGQQAGLSWITILKKQHNYEAAFANFDPEVIAKFDDAKVEELLLDKGIVRNRLKVNSIIKNARGYMANFSDTKGEQGDDFAAFLWSFVGGKPIVNHFTEMKQIPTQTPESEAMSKALKKMGFNFVGPTICYAFMQAVGMVNDHATYCFCYDKCNK, encoded by the coding sequence ATGGATAAGAAGCGTTGTGGTTGGGTGGGCGATGATCAAATTTACCGTGATTATCATGACCATGTTTGGGGCAGGCCTGTGTATGACAGTCAGGAGCTGTTTGCTAAACTTTGTCTCGATGGTCAGCAAGCGGGTCTTTCCTGGATCACTATTCTTAAGAAACAGCACAACTATGAAGCGGCTTTTGCCAACTTCGATCCAGAGGTGATAGCCAAGTTTGATGATGCCAAGGTCGAGGAGTTACTCCTGGATAAGGGAATAGTCAGAAACCGCCTCAAGGTTAATTCCATCATTAAGAATGCTCGTGGCTATATGGCCAACTTTTCTGACACCAAGGGTGAGCAGGGTGATGACTTCGCAGCATTTCTTTGGAGTTTTGTCGGTGGTAAGCCGATTGTGAATCATTTTACTGAGATGAAACAGATCCCTACCCAGACTCCGGAGTCTGAGGCTATGTCTAAAGCATTGAAAAAAATGGGGTTTAACTTCGTAGGCCCAACAATCTGTTATGCGTTTATGCAGGCGGTAGGTATGGTCAATGACCATGCAACATATTGTTTTTGCTATGATAAATGTAATAAATAA